Genomic window (Phycisphaeraceae bacterium):
ATGATGTTGATGCCCGAATCCACGTAGATGGTCTCGCCCGTGACACCAGCACCAAGATCGCTAGCAAGGTAGACCGCGGTGCCTCCGACATCGCTGCCCTCGGTGGGACGGCGCAATGGGGCTTTGGTTTTCATCGCTTCACCCAATGCGCCAGCACCTCCGACCGCGGACGACGCAAGCGTGCGCAGATAGCCGCCGGAGATCGCGTTGACACGGATTCCGAACTGTCCCAGATCTTCTGCAAGGTATCGCGTGGTGCATTCGAGCGCAGCCTTGGCAACACCCATGACGTTGTAGCCTGAGACAACTTTCTCAGCGCCGTAGTACGACATGCACATGATGGAGCCGCCGTGCTCGGGGCTGGTTTTTTCCATGATGGGCTTTGCGCGCTGCGCCATTGCAAGCAGTGTGTATGCGGAGATGTCAATCGCGGACAGATACGCCTCGCGTGTTGTTGTGAAGAAGGAACCTGGCTGAAGGAACGAACGATCTGCAAACGCGATGGAATGCACGAGGCAATCCATCCGCTCTACTTCCGCTTCATACTTCGCAAACACTCCGTCGAGATCTGTATCGCTCGCTGCATCGAGCGGTGCGAGCCACGGCTCATCGCCTTCGGCATGAAGTTCCTTTACTGCACTGCGCGTGCGACGCTCATTCTTTTCACCGGGAAGGTGGGTGTAGCAGCAGCGCATGCCGTGCTGTGTGAGCGCCTTTGCGATGTGGAACGCGTATGAATGGTTGTTTGCGATTCCAACGATCAAACCGACCTTGCCATCCAGCAATCCCATGCGCGTTTCTCCTCGTATTTAAGAAGCCATCCAGCAGCAACGAGTTCCGCTGTCGCTGTGAGGCGTCAGTTTAGACCGCAGATGGATCTGAGGGACAGGCGCACACCAGTCAACCCTGAATGTCTATGTGAGGGCGATCATCGTCTGCGCGAGGGTGCTGCTGCGATGGAAGTTGCTCTGCATGGGTTCCCTTGCCGGTATGATCGTCGGTTTCATTCTGTTTATGCGGCGGATCGACAGCATCTGCGGTTTCGACGCTGGAGATCAGCACCTCGTCGCTCTGCTCTTCTGATTCGCTGGCTGTCGGTTTGCGCCGAGTGACAGCCCTCGTCGGCCGAATCGGCTCGGGTCCGGAGGGGCTGATCGGTGAGATCGGCATGGCAGAATTATCGTCGGTTGGTCAAAAAAGCAACCAGATTTCAGCAGTTATCGTCCTATAAAGTCCAACAGATTACTTTGCTTTGACGACAAGCTCAAACCTGACTATCCTTGGTGCTCGACTCGGGCTGGCTGATCCATCGCGAGTCTTTCCGGTTACACGTTGTCTGTTTGAGAGGGATCTCATGCTTCCCCCATTTCGTCAATCCTACGGGCGTTCACGCCGTCGCCGTTCACACGACGCATTGAAGTCGTTTGCTGTTGGCATTGACCCGCTCTCTGGTGATCCCAAGATGCATCATCGTGCATGCAAAAAGTCGGGATATGTCCGGCCGGGCCTCAAGATTACCGTCAAGAAGCTGAAGATCGGTATCGATCAGGACTGATACCCTTGTGATTCATTTCGGAATCTGTAACTGCGCGGTGTGGGACTGCGCATTTTTTTGTTGTGGAACAGCAAGTGTCAGGCTGATCACCTGGGCATCGGAATACGTGTCGCAAGCGGTGCATCTGACAGGGAGTCGAGAGTCTCCACTGTTGTTTTTTTGCACCTTCCAGCCTGCTCCCTCCTACTATCTGCCGGTTCTCTTTTCAGTTGTCATGTCCGATTGTGTTACCCCGAACTGCCTTTGGACATGAGCCCAGATTGTTTCTGTATATGGACTGATTGATGCGCATTGCTGTTGACATCATGGGTGGCGATCACGGCCCGGATGTGATTCTTCGTGGCTGTATTGACGCACTGGAGATCATTGCGCCAGAAGATGAGATTGTGCTCGTCGGCCCCCGGGAAACGATTGAAGAGATTCTTGAGGAAAAGGGGATCGCAGACACGCGTTTGTCCATTCACCATGCATCCGACGTGATTGCGATGGACGAATCACCAGCTCGTGCAGTGCGATCAAAGCCGGACTCATCAATCGTGCAGATGGCGCTTCTTGGCTCAAAGAAGGTTGAGAACCCTGTTGACGTCGTGCTGTCCGCTGGCAACACAGGTGCATGTGTATCTGCTGCGATCATGCAGATGAAGCGTCTTCCATTTGCGCATCGTCCCGGCATTGCTGTCACGATTCCCGCGTTTCATGGGCCGGTCGTTCTCTGCGATGCTGGTGCAAATCCAGAACCAAAGGCAACTCACCTGTGGCAGTATGGCATCATGGCGGATATATACGCCCAGAAGGTGCTTGGTATTGAGAATCCTCGCGTCGGTGTCATGAACATTGGTTCTGAAGAAGGCAAGGGCACAGATATCATCCAGGAAACCCGCGAACTGCTAGACAACACACCCGATCTGAACTGCATCGGATATGTGGAAGGACGCGATTTCTTTGATGGCGTTGCTGATGTCATTGTCACCGACGGGTTTATGGGCAATGCGATGCTGAAGATGGCAGAAGGACTCGCAAAGAGCCTCTTTGCTGCGATCGCGCAGGAGATCTTTGAGATTGATCCTGATCTTGCTGTACAGTTTGAGCCTGTCGTCAAGAGGATCTATGCAAAGAACGACTACCATGAGCATGGCGGTGCGCCGCTGCTTGGTGTGAATGGTGCGTGCATGATCGCACACGGTTCGAGTGAAGCTCGGACTATGAAAGCAGCGATCCGCAACAGCCTGAACTTTGTTCGTGCAAATGTGAATGAGCACATTATTCATCGGCTTGAGCAAGCTGAAGCAACAAGAAAACCCGAGCGGGAGCCTGCATGACACAGTCGCGATATCGAGGCGTCGGCCATGGATCGATGCACGGCGTACGTATCGCGGGGTCAGGTGTCGCGCTTCCTGAACGCAGACTCACGAATGCCGATCTCGAAGCAATGATGGATACATCCGACGAATGGATCACCCAACGAACGGGTATTCGTGAACGTCGCATGATCGATCGTGAGAACAGGGGCGAGTGCACACTCACGCTCTCTGTCAACGCAGTGCAAACAGCTCTCAAGTCTGCAAGCATTCGCGCAAAGGATGTCGAGCTTGTTGTGCTTGCAACCATGACGCCGGAGATGCCATGCCCTCAGACATCAAGCCGGGTTGTCGACCTGATCGGAGCAACACCCGCCGGTGGCTGGGATCTGACTGCGGCGTGCTGCGGGTTTGTCTTTGGTCTGAACTCAGCAGCTGCCATGATACATGCAGGGATGTATAAAACCATTGCCCTGATCGGTGCAGATACATTGACCAAGCACATGGAGTACAACGACCACGGACGAGCGTCGGCGATCCTCTTTGGCGATGGAGCTGGCGCGATTGTGCTGACTGCTGACACGGACACATCGAAGGGTGTGATTGCCCAGTCGATGCACTCTGATGGCGGCCAGTGGGAGCATCTGTATATCCCTGAGCACGTGACCGATTCACCCGACGCAAGTACCCCAGTGGATCCGTCGCAGTTTGACAAGCTCGTGATGAATGGGCGCGCTGTGTTCAAGTTTGCAGTGACGACATTCTCCAATCTCATTGCCGAAACACTCGACAAAGCAGGCATGAATCCTGAGGATGTAGATCATTACGTATGCCATCAGTCAAACGCCCGAATCCTTGAATCCTCCCGCGAACGCTTTGGTCTTCCGCAAGAGAAACTGCACGTCAACATTGATCGCTTCGGCAATACCGTCGCAGCATCCGTCCCCATCGTGTATCAGGAGCTTGTTGACGCTGGGAAGATCCACGAAGGACAGCGTGTGATGTTCCTTGGGTTTGGCGGCGGACTCACGTGGGGTTCAAGTCTCTGGCAGATGTAGACCACAGCACTCAGCCAAGTTCGCACCATCCATCAACCTGTGTCACACGAGCTGTAGCGGCATTCACATATTCAACCCGTTCCTCTGTATCGATGCAGATTCCATCCCACGGGTCTGTTGCACAGATTGTGCCTCGCACAGTTGTATTCCCCGACACTACTGTACATACACGATGCGCAGTTGCATCGTTGCGCTGCCATTGTTCTTTTATGTTTGCAACTGAGCAGTTTCTCAGCATATCAAATGACCGCAACCAGTCGCAAAGGATGCCCAGTCGAATATCTTCGTTTTCTGAGAGACTTCCTGTCAGCATCTCAAGCGATGTCGCTCTGTCCCGTATCGTCTCTGCAAAGTCTTGTGTTTGCTGATGAACATTCAGTCCAACACCCAAGATCAGTACATCACCGTGCTGCTCAACAAGACAGCCAGCACACTTGCGGCCTGTCGCACGCTCAACAACATCGTTCGGCCACTTCACGCCAATCCGCCCCTTTAGTGCAGGGAACCGAGTTGCTGCAGCATTGACAACCGCAAGCCCAGCGCACGCAACAATGCCAGGAGGTGTTTCACACGCCAGAATGAGAGATGGATCTGGGATCTTTGTTGAGTGTGCGCAGACAACTGGCAGCGTGATACTCAGCGCAACACCCAGGCCATGCCCGTCTGAAGTCTGGTGCCAGATACTCCCACGTCGTCCACGCCCACCAGTCTGCCTGTCGGCAACAACAAGCCAGCCCGGCTCGCAGCGTTGCGATGCTTCTGCAGCAACGTCCTGCGTTGACACGACCTCGTCCAGCACGCGTACATGCGACACGCACTCAAGCGATGGAACTGCTGACGCGAGTGCACTCTCCCAGTGCGATCTGCTCACGCGGATGCGCTCGCTGAGTCGTTCTCTACATCAACCTGAACTGTGGTTGGCGGCGCAAGATGCACAACACGCACGTCGAGTCCGACATCGAGCCATGTTGCCTGATGGGTCACGGCACCCAGACTCATGCGATCCACACCCGTTTCCGCATACTCACGGATATTGCGCATTGTGATGCCGCCACTTGCTTCGAGCTTCATCGGCGACTCCGCATCATTGCGCCGTGCAACTGCATGTGAAATCTGATCCGGAGTCATATTGTCGAGCAGGACAATATCAACAAGACCGGTTGGTAACGTCAGCAAAGCGTCAAACTGCTCAAGCGTATCGACTTCAACCTCAACAAACCGGACAGACCCGCCCTCATTCGCGCGTCTTGGTGCAACCTTCTCGGCAAATTCGATCACAGTTTCGGCGAACTCTGATGGTGATTTTCCAGCAACATGGTTGTCCTTGATCATCACAGCGTCGAACAACCCGACACGATGGCAGAAACCGCCACCACAACGTACCGAGTACTTTTCGAGCACGCGCATCCCGGGTGTGGTTTTCCGTGTATCGAGTATGTGCACGTCCGTTCCTGCTGCAGCAACATACCTTGACGTCGTGGATGCAACACCCATGCATCTCCCCAGCAGATTCAGGAGGGTGCGTTCTGCCGCAAGAATCTGACGCATCGAACCAAGCAGCATGCCAATTGATGTGCCCGCTGTCACGTGCTGGCCGTCCTGTTTCAAGGGTCGGAACAGCACTGCGGGCGCAAAGACATCGAGCACATCGCCCACTGCTGCTAGCCCAGCAACAACACCATCTTCGCGAGCAACAACCGTCGCCTCACAGCGGGCCTTCTCAGGCACAGTCAACTCGGTTGTGGGGTCACCTGAGCCGGAGTTCCGCTCGCCCAAATCCTCCTCGGCTGCAAGTTCCATGAGCTTGCGGACGAGCCCCCGGGCGTTCAGTGCTTCGTAGAGTTCAGAGAGTGACAGCGCGTTCAGTTCATCCATACGCCAGCATGGTAGACAATACTGTCAGAAACAGCGAGCTTTGACGCTTTGTGATCAGGCAGCAGCCACAGATCTGCGTGACTTTGTTTCAGGTTCTTCGTCCGTTGTTGCTGCGTGGGTAACATCCTGACCGTTGGCCGTACGTGCCGCTTCCAGCTCGCGCATCAGTCGTATCAGCATGGCAACGTCTGACTCACGATCGACAAGCCACGTCGTGTGCTGGAGATCCTCGGTCAGATCCTCTCGCAGGTATGCCATCTTGGAAAGACGAGCTCGGCCGAACACGAGCACGATCCCCGCTGCCAGCCTGCCCAGAGCAAGATGACTGGGCACGGAGCAGTGTAGTTCTGACAACAGATACGCCCATGGATCATTTGACGGATCCTCGCCCGTCTTGCGGATATCTTCGAGCACGCTCGTTGCGAGTTCGAATGCCTCTTCATCATCAAATGAAGCGACTCTTGCAGCTATCGTGCGGAGCGCAATGTTTGTCTCTTCCGGTAGAAATCTATGTGCAAGCTCGATGCCTTCCCGACGTGCGCTCATATCAACGCAGCCATCGGTTGTAGCGAGGTATGCTGAGAGAATGCGCATCGCTGTAGAAAGCGTTTCCGTCTCACGACCAATACTTGCGGAAGTTCCAACGGCACGACCAAGGTTTGCCCAGCATGCCTCGACAACTCGTGCATTGAATCGTGCACCCTGGACATCGAACGGTCGACGACCGCGCCAGCGCGCACTCGCGTCCATGCGATGTTCATTCCGTGAAAGTACGGCCGAAAGCTCAATCATCGCACGCAGCATCGGTCCATCGGCCGCTCGAAGCTCTATGGATCTGCCGAGCACGGTGTCCGCAGTATCAAACCGGAGCGCAAATGCGTTGCCATACGACAACGGCAAGGGGCTGGACCAATCTGACCAACCCGCCGGTCTGCGATCAAGCTCGGGCGAGATCAGTGTTACGTGGCCGAGTTCATCCTCGATAACCACTGCATCAAGCACATGCACATCGCACGCCTTCTTCGGTGATATCTGGGAGTTGACCCGAACCCATTGCACATCACACACTCCGTCTGATGACAGGATCCACGACGACAACTCCTTGCGCACACACAGGCCAACACGAATAGGACGCTCAGGCCAACCGATACGCTCAAGAGACTTGATCACAAAGCCAGCATCAACAGGCGATGTGTTCACAAGCCCGATGATGCTGCCGACGGCATCGCCAGCACGAAGCAGAACACGTTCAATGGTTGAGAGCGGTTTGTCAGGGTCAACAATTGGGCCACGCACACTGCTGAGACTGCCAGCCCATGATCCTATCGAGTCGTCAGTATCCATGACTGATCGAGAGGTATTCCCTTCAACAGATTCGCGTTCGGACCTTGTCCCACTCGCACGCTGAAACGACATTGATACATCATGGGTGTGCTCGTCGTAGTTCGCGGCCGCACTGTTCTCATCACGCAAGCGGTTGTTCAGTCGGAAAACAATCCGGTTCTCTCTCGGCTGACCAAGCAGGCTGAGTGTGTACGTCCCGATGATCAGCCAGAGCCCGATTGGCAGACCGAGCCAGAGTTCTCGCAGCCACGTCATTCCCAAGAGCACACACGTGCCCACAAGGATGCAGCAGCCAATCATGAACAGCGTGTTCCGTTCATGCCAGAACTGAGACGACGAGTTGTTCGAACTCCCGGACCAAAGCGGACGATCGGATGGTGTGTGTGCGCTCATACATCCGGTCAATCGACCGGTTGCGGGGACATCCTCAGTCGAACCGGCTGTAAAACACGCAAACTGACAGCATCTTGACTGATTCCAGATACTCAGTTCACATATGGAACCAGTGTTCTCCTGCATTGATTATCTGGACGACAACTTTTCGGCAGATTCCGCGCGGAGCCACAATGATGCAATGAGGGTCCGTTCGTCGATCTAAACTAGCCCCATGCTCGTCTCACTCCTCCGCGGCATCTCATTGGCCAATAAGTGCCTGCTGCTCTTTGGCGGAGCGATCGTGCTGATCATTGTTCTCGCCATGATCGCACCATGGTTGCGTATGGACGCTATCGCAAGGCAAGAGCAGATTGCTCGCTCACGGGAACTCGCCGGGCTCTGGCTTGCGACAAACGATGGCGACACCATTCACGAACAGTCATCCGAGCAGACTGGAACAATCGAGGTTATCACCCTTACTGGAAGCGAACTCGCCAATCATGCTCAAGCGGACCACTCAATCAGACGTGCAGTGCGAGTGCTCGAAAGACGTAAAGACCAGACAGATGTACAGGTTGCAGGATGGGATGGCCTGTCACGCCGATTTGTCTATCTGCGAAAACTCACGGCTGGAGATAATGATGTTTCCGACAAATACCTCGTACTGATTCGCGCTTCGAACGATGCTGGCTGGCAGATGGTCGTCAACACCATCTATTTGCTCAGCGCGAGCGCATTTGTGCTTGGGTTGGCACTCCTTGTGTTCTATCAGATCACGCACAAAATCATCCTCGCACCCGTACGAGATCTTCGCACCACAGCCGAGCGAGTTCGGAGCGGCGACATCAATGTACGCAGTCAGATTGTCACGGGCGACGAGTTCCAGGAGCTTTCCGAGACATTCAACGCAATGCTTGCAGCACTGCAGAGTGTGCAGGACAAACTGCACTCACAAAACTCGGCACTCGATCTGAAGGTATCCGAACTTGCCGAGCACAACTCGACGCTGTTTGAAGCAAACCGAATCAAAGCCGAGTTTCTCGCAAATGTCAGCCACGAGCTTCGTACGCCGATGAATGCGATTATTGGCTTTGCCGAGTTGCTTCTTGAGATCACAACGCACGAACGGCTGCAACTCCTCACAGGCGCAGAGGACACCCGCAAGATCGCAAAGCGGGAGCGCTACATCGGGAACATTGTCGAGTCTGCACGAAACCTGCTCGAAATGATCAACGGGCTGCTGGAAATGGCCAAGATCGAAGCCGGCAAGGTGAAGCTGGATCTTGAGTGGACAGCACTCGCTGAGATGTGCGAGGGGCTCGTCGGGCTTGTGTATCCTCTGGCGCATCGTTCCGGCGTTGAAGTAAGAATGGAGATCGAGCAGTCCGTCCCACTCGTGCGCACAGACAGGCAAAAACTGCAACAGATTGTGTTTAATCTGCTCTCAAACGCGGTGAAGTTCACAGGCGCGAGTACAACCACCACCGATCCGATGGTCACATTGCGCGTCGAACCGATTGCCGGCGCACAACACGAGAGCCAGCACGACCACGTGCGAGTCAGCATTATCGATAATGGCCCGGGCATTGCAAAGGAAGACCAGACAAAGATCTTCGAGAAGTTCCAGCAGATCGACGGATCTCACACACGCGAGCACGCTGGCACAGGTCTGGGCCTCGCGATCGCGAAGGATCTCGCGCGCGTTATCCAGGGCGAGATACAACTCATCAGCGAGCCAGGCAGGGGCTCGATGTTCAGCGTCATCATCCCGGTCCATATCGATGAGATCGCTGCACGCGAGCATCTGCTCGAAGCGTCCTTCAAGGGTTCGCTCGCCCGTCGGGAACACGACCCAGAAGCACCCGGGTCAACCGTAGAAACACCCCTTCGACAGTCCGAGCTTGATGATGCCAACCAAGAATCGCTGGAGCATCCATCTTCAACTGTCTCATGATCGTTGCACAACACCCTGATAATGCCGGATCGCAGCAAGCGGACGACGGGGTGTCGGCTCGAAGTCAATTGCAATCAGATCGATGCGAATCGGAACATTGTGGAGTTTGTTCGCACGCACAATGTCATCAGCAACCTGCAACAGCTTGCGCTGTTTGAACACAGTGAGCGCGTTCTCAGGCGTGCCGCGCCGCACTCGGTTCTCAGCTGGAAGTACTCGTGATTTCACCTCAACAATAACGATGCTGCCGTCAACGTCGCGGCAGACCAAGTCCGCCTCGCCGCGATAGGTTCTGACATTCCGCGCAAGCACCTTGAACCCATGGCGTTTGAGGTACTTTGCCGCATGGCGTTCACCCTTTGCACCGGTCTTGGTGCGTTTGTCCAATCGAGCCACATTGGTCAGCGTGGCAAGAGATCCTGCCGAAGCAAACAGGCGGCTGGTAAACCGGCTGCGTACCCGTAGCGTGGGTATCTCACAAGACGGTGTGTGTGGCGCACGGTCAATCATCTTCGGCTTCTACGAGCAACATGCCCTTTCAGTTCGAGGGGAAGAAGATCTCCTCCGCAGCGATCACAAGCCGATCTATCATGGCCTGTTCTTCCTCGAAGTTAACATCCATTTTCAGTTTTTCAATATGACGTCTCTGATTTTCGCTCATTCTTTCCAGTCTCAGCTTGTTCGCCAGGTAATACTGGGCTTCGTACAGCGACATTGAGTTATCCTCAATCCGTTCCAGCAGGACCCAGTGCAAATACCCATCAACTTCGATCGGGCCTTCCCACTGCCCGAGCGTCATCGTGCGAACAACCTCGTTGACAGGTTCGAGCACAGCAGCGAATGGCTTTGCCTCAGTTAACGCACCAGCATTCTCAGCACGCTGAAGTCCACCCTCAGCTCGCCGATATACGTTCGCATTAAGTTGAGCAATCTCTTCAAAAGGCTCGCCATTGGCCAGCTTCTGTTCGATCTCAGCAACACCGTCAGTATTTTCCTTGCGAGCACGAATCAGACGAAGTACAAGCACTGGATCCGGCGTGAACGTGTTCTCCTCGCGATTCATTCGCTCGTAGGAACGCTCGATTTCAGCCGATGGCACGATAGCTGTTCGGTTAATCAACGCAAGCTCACGCTCAACAAGCACACGCTCTTCCTGCAGCTTGACTGCCTCTTCCCATGTCAACCCGTATGAACGACGGAGTCTGTTTTCGGCAGCGACACGATTACCAGCCGAACTTGAGAGGAGATTATCCTGATAGCGCCTTAGAACCGCAAACAGACCCACCTGCTGACTTTCCGACAACTGCGATCGAGCGCTCTCGCGCAGTAGAATATTTGTTATCACATCTCTGAGTTTGCTTGCGATCGCGAGACGAACATGGTTTCTCCATTGCGCCCTGTCCTGCGGTGCGTCAGCACGAACACGCGCGAGGAAAGCCTCGTCGAAGAACGTGGAGACAAAGATTGGTTCGCCATGTACCTCCCCCACTTTCGCATCCACCAACCGTCCATACTCGCGTTTGATCGGCTCGTTGCGGGGTTGCTGGGAGGGCAGATCGGGCTTGCCTGCCTTGACAGTGAGAGCCATCGCCCCACGCGGACCAAGATCCGGAGAGAATCCCTGACCTCGTGAGAGACCAGCGATCGGCTCCCATACACGCGTCATTGCTTCAGCACTCACTGTGTCGCCTGCCTGATTTGACGGCAACCCCGATGTAGCACCGGTCGGTCGATCAGGCACGGGTGTTCCTCCCGGCGCTCGACCGACAAAGTCCTCAGCGACCAACGCCCGAGGCGATTCATCGAATGGGCTCGCACAACCTGAAAAGAGCACAGCAGCCAACCCGATGGCGACAGTTCCAAAGCGACCTTTCATCGATTCAAAAGTGGACAGGTGGAACCGCATGCAATCCAAGCCTCACTCAGGACGAAACAAACACAACTGTCCTGTATCGTACACGCCATCCAACGACCAGCATGAACGCAGAGACGCTGTTGTCAGGGAGATTTCAGGCTGAAAATCCTGTCTGACGGCCTAGAATCGCCGGATTCGCCGCGCCATCGGGCTGTTCTGCCCGTCTCTTTCGCGTTGGCACGACCATAGCACACACGCAAAGGACGAGGAGTAGACGCAATGGCAGATGAGAACACGGGCGATTCGGGGATCTTCATCGATTCAGACTGGAAGTCGCAGGCTCAGGCTGAGAAGGAAAAGCTGAATGCTGAAGCGGAGCAGGCCAAAGCGCAGTCGGGCCAACCCAAACTCCCCGAAGCGAGTGT
Coding sequences:
- a CDS encoding ketoacyl-ACP synthase III; its protein translation is MTQSRYRGVGHGSMHGVRIAGSGVALPERRLTNADLEAMMDTSDEWITQRTGIRERRMIDRENRGECTLTLSVNAVQTALKSASIRAKDVELVVLATMTPEMPCPQTSSRVVDLIGATPAGGWDLTAACCGFVFGLNSAAAMIHAGMYKTIALIGADTLTKHMEYNDHGRASAILFGDGAGAIVLTADTDTSKGVIAQSMHSDGGQWEHLYIPEHVTDSPDASTPVDPSQFDKLVMNGRAVFKFAVTTFSNLIAETLDKAGMNPEDVDHYVCHQSNARILESSRERFGLPQEKLHVNIDRFGNTVAASVPIVYQELVDAGKIHEGQRVMFLGFGGGLTWGSSLWQM
- the nadC gene encoding carboxylating nicotinate-nucleotide diphosphorylase gives rise to the protein MDELNALSLSELYEALNARGLVRKLMELAAEEDLGERNSGSGDPTTELTVPEKARCEATVVAREDGVVAGLAAVGDVLDVFAPAVLFRPLKQDGQHVTAGTSIGMLLGSMRQILAAERTLLNLLGRCMGVASTTSRYVAAAGTDVHILDTRKTTPGMRVLEKYSVRCGGGFCHRVGLFDAVMIKDNHVAGKSPSEFAETVIEFAEKVAPRRANEGGSVRFVEVEVDTLEQFDALLTLPTGLVDIVLLDNMTPDQISHAVARRNDAESPMKLEASGGITMRNIREYAETGVDRMSLGAVTHQATWLDVGLDVRVVHLAPPTTVQVDVENDSASASA
- the rpmF gene encoding 50S ribosomal protein L32 yields the protein MLPPFRQSYGRSRRRRSHDALKSFAVGIDPLSGDPKMHHRACKKSGYVRPGLKITVKKLKIGIDQD
- a CDS encoding biotin--[acetyl-CoA-carboxylase] ligase — translated: MSRSHWESALASAVPSLECVSHVRVLDEVVSTQDVAAEASQRCEPGWLVVADRQTGGRGRRGSIWHQTSDGHGLGVALSITLPVVCAHSTKIPDPSLILACETPPGIVACAGLAVVNAAATRFPALKGRIGVKWPNDVVERATGRKCAGCLVEQHGDVLILGVGLNVHQQTQDFAETIRDRATSLEMLTGSLSENEDIRLGILCDWLRSFDMLRNCSVANIKEQWQRNDATAHRVCTVVSGNTTVRGTICATDPWDGICIDTEERVEYVNAATARVTQVDGWCELG
- a CDS encoding HAMP domain-containing protein, with translation MLVSLLRGISLANKCLLLFGGAIVLIIVLAMIAPWLRMDAIARQEQIARSRELAGLWLATNDGDTIHEQSSEQTGTIEVITLTGSELANHAQADHSIRRAVRVLERRKDQTDVQVAGWDGLSRRFVYLRKLTAGDNDVSDKYLVLIRASNDAGWQMVVNTIYLLSASAFVLGLALLVFYQITHKIILAPVRDLRTTAERVRSGDINVRSQIVTGDEFQELSETFNAMLAALQSVQDKLHSQNSALDLKVSELAEHNSTLFEANRIKAEFLANVSHELRTPMNAIIGFAELLLEITTHERLQLLTGAEDTRKIAKRERYIGNIVESARNLLEMINGLLEMAKIEAGKVKLDLEWTALAEMCEGLVGLVYPLAHRSGVEVRMEIEQSVPLVRTDRQKLQQIVFNLLSNAVKFTGASTTTTDPMVTLRVEPIAGAQHESQHDHVRVSIIDNGPGIAKEDQTKIFEKFQQIDGSHTREHAGTGLGLAIAKDLARVIQGEIQLISEPGRGSMFSVIIPVHIDEIAAREHLLEASFKGSLARREHDPEAPGSTVETPLRQSELDDANQESLEHPSSTVS
- a CDS encoding SDR family oxidoreductase, coding for MGLLDGKVGLIVGIANNHSYAFHIAKALTQHGMRCCYTHLPGEKNERRTRSAVKELHAEGDEPWLAPLDAASDTDLDGVFAKYEAEVERMDCLVHSIAFADRSFLQPGSFFTTTREAYLSAIDISAYTLLAMAQRAKPIMEKTSPEHGGSIMCMSYYGAEKVVSGYNVMGVAKAALECTTRYLAEDLGQFGIRVNAISGGYLRTLASSAVGGAGALGEAMKTKAPLRRPTEGSDVGGTAVYLASDLGAGVTGETIYVDSGINIIGA
- the plsX gene encoding phosphate acyltransferase PlsX, translated to MRIAVDIMGGDHGPDVILRGCIDALEIIAPEDEIVLVGPRETIEEILEEKGIADTRLSIHHASDVIAMDESPARAVRSKPDSSIVQMALLGSKKVENPVDVVLSAGNTGACVSAAIMQMKRLPFAHRPGIAVTIPAFHGPVVLCDAGANPEPKATHLWQYGIMADIYAQKVLGIENPRVGVMNIGSEEGKGTDIIQETRELLDNTPDLNCIGYVEGRDFFDGVADVIVTDGFMGNAMLKMAEGLAKSLFAAIAQEIFEIDPDLAVQFEPVVKRIYAKNDYHEHGGAPLLGVNGACMIAHGSSEARTMKAAIRNSLNFVRANVNEHIIHRLEQAEATRKPEREPA
- a CDS encoding YraN family protein — protein: MARLDKRTKTGAKGERHAAKYLKRHGFKVLARNVRTYRGEADLVCRDVDGSIVIVEVKSRVLPAENRVRRGTPENALTVFKQRKLLQVADDIVRANKLHNVPIRIDLIAIDFEPTPRRPLAAIRHYQGVVQRS